AGAAAGTCTCAGTTGAAGGAAAAGTTCATTAAAGATTGCCATGGTCTTTGTAGCCATGGTTACAAAAAAATAGCGCAAAAGGTTTTGAACAATTTCCTTTAAAACCACCAGGCTGTTTGTTTTTTACTTAGTACTATGCTAAGTACAATTCAGTAAAAGTACCACACATCAATAACTACAGATAGTAAAAGTGGAGGCAAGTATAGCCTGATGTTATTAAAAAGACTCAAATATCGAAGAAATAGACAAGAAACATTTGCTAGGTCAAGGTTCTTTGCTTTCTGCTTTTGTACCTAAATTACTACACAATATAACATTTGAAAATTTGGTTTTTTTCTTGGTAGTTTTCTTGGTAGGACCTTGTCGGTGCAAGGAAAAAACATAGCTGCTTTCTTGTTCGCTTTGTTCTATTTTTTAAAGAGTAAATAAAAGATAATGTTTCTAATAACTATAAATTTCAGTTGCTATCAAGCTTTGAACTGtaaacaaactattttaattagcttattgtaaaattgagcaagaggtttattaataaacaagtgTGATAAGAAATTGATCGTTTTACGGGTTTGAACAGTCACAGCAGCACCAATGAATGTGTCTGCATCAAGTAGAATCTATAAAAATTTCTTGATCAGATAAAATAGTAACTTCAAAACATTTGACCTTTACTCGACCTTTACCTTTATTCGAGGCATTCCTTTCAGATTATTATACATAGCTATATCAGACCAGGAGTTCACCAGGTAAATTATTTGTTGTTTGtgaaaaaaaatgattttttttgttttgcccTGGTCAAATCTAACTAagatagcataaacttaatcaGGCTTGTGATATTGATAACAAGCAGTTATCATTTAGATAAATATTCCCCTACCTGTGCATGATAGACTGAAAGTGATTTAGCTTTATGTAATGGGAGCAGAACTTTGAGAAGAAATGTCTTATGTTCGGCTTTAAGAGGAAGGGCAAATCCGTTGACTATGCTGTAATAAATACATGATGCAAATCTGATGACACAACTCCACATTCTaactaatgttttattttattcattttataattatttaattttattcataAACGCATTAATATGAAATGTTTACAGAGGACTAAAGACAACTCACCTCCCAAGAATTTCCAATAACTCTCCGATGCCATAAAATCTTTCGGTCTCATAAATAAATCTACAACAATATTATCGCtataaataattgttagatCACGTTCACTGATGGATGACTTATTAGATATTAAGTCTTGTACCAGAATGGTTAGTTTGGTTTGTACAACAGGAAGTACATTCTGTTCCTTTGCAAGCATTAAACAGCCATTGTATAAGTTTTGACAACAGACTGAAGATTCTGCGTACcttaaaaatatgttgtttatttgttttcttaTGAATGCACGTAAACCTAAAAACTTTCCATATATCCGATGAAGAGAGGTCTTAAGGAAATCTCTTTCTCTTGGATCTTCACTGTCAAATAAGTCCAACAGCTGCacaaaaaagaacaaaacaGACAATAACAAGGAATCAATTGAGCATGTCTTGGGGCTATTTGACAGCTGGTCAACTTTTAACTAGCCAAACTACACAAACAACCTAGAGTATTGGTTCCTAAAACAGTCAGAGAAAATTCAAACAAGTCCAAAGGTGACATGACATCAGTGGTTTGAGCAACTTTTGACTATAACAAATCCCTGGCAGCCATAATAAAAAAGCTTCTCTAAAGTCAACCAAGATAAATTACTAACGGTCACTATTACTACTTCACTAAAAAAAATCTACGGACAGTTATTTAGTTGTTCAATAACAATGACGAGCGAAGCTGCTTAAATGGAACCTATGAAAGGGATACATTTTGgataaacaaaatttgaaaactaatGAAACCTTAAGACAGCCTTTGATATGAAAATCGATTAGTCCTTTAACCGGAGAATAGAGTAacaagcaataaaaaccatCTTATAACAAACCTAAAAAATTGCTTCTCCTTAGTTATAACACATTTGCACTTGCCACTTGCATGATAACCATTGGGTTATATTATACACAAAATTTCTATTTGCTGAATGCAAAACTGAAGAATAACCtcataaatacaataaaaatctttataaaaatttaCATAAGTATGAGAAGATATGTTTTCATGTCATAATCTGCAGTTTTCTCACCTCCATAACAAACTTCTGATCTATGAATCTTTTAGCTAAACTGGCCTGAAAGTCTGGGCTTTCAAGGAATCGCAAAAAGAACTCATATACAAGCTGAAGATGGGGCCACGCTGCTTCTAGGGTAGCCTCATCTTCCTCGGGATCGAATTCTGCATTCTCAGGTGGTGGTAAAGTGCGAAACAAATTGCATGCTACCTAAAATCCATATAAAGACAATAAATCACTATCATTTACACTTTTACAGTAATGgtagttttttaaatatcacAAGTTACACGTCTTTCAAAGTTGGTGCAGCTTTTACAAAAACCAACGACTTGATACTAAATTCTATTTTAACACTCTACCAAAGTGAGAATATTCGTTAGAGCACTGTCTGCTAAAGAATTGCATTACTGAAATAATATAATTCTTATCATCTCTGTATAAATTTTGAGTTcttttattattaacattgaaTGATGGCACCAAAAATTCAGCTCATGCATACATAATAATGtcttttaccattttaactatTTCTGGATATACTGCATCTTGCAGAACATTCTTGTTCGTGGTGACATAGTCAATGAGCTCAGTGAGGCAGTTCCGTTTAATTTCTTTGCTTTTCACATCCATCATTGGATCCATAAAGTTGAAGATATTCCCACACTGATTTAACTTTTTCATCATCAGATCATGATGATCACTGCTTGGGGTGTCTAAAAGAACGAGAAATTTCAAAATCCCAAGGCAAATTAATGTTAGAAATACAAGAAATATTCATTTTAGTGAGTTATATCAAGTTTTGGCCTCTTCCTGTGTGCAGAACATGGCGAGTTTGACAACAATAACTTTTCAAATTAATAAGCCAGCATAGTCAAAAAGGGTGCACACTAGTCAGCTTGAAGCTGTACCTTTAAATAATGGTAAGGGGATTAGTTCTTGTGTTCCAATTGCACGGTATCTTGAAGAAGCTTGGGCTTTTCTCTGTTTCCGTTGCTTCAGGCCATGTTTTAAAGATAATGCACTATCTGTGTCCAGCATTTTAGATGTGCCCATCTTTAGTTTGTCCATTTTTGGAGTTCCCAACGCCATTGTTGAATTCTGTGTTTTTATGTGAACGAAAGGCCTTTTGTGCGTGCGGTATGACAATAGTTTCCAACTTACATGGTAGTAAACGAAATTTTATCAAGGTAGAGTTGCATAAACCtaacaaaatataacaaatgtaATTGATCTACGACTATGTGTAAATTACGTTGTAACACGTTTAATGTGAGCAGGAGAGAAAAAACTGTCGGTTTTGTATGTTTATAACATTCAAACTTATTTTGAGCAAGCATTTTAAGAGCGTATTTTAAATTCAATTAATTTAAACATGTTAGCTTATAAAGTTTATGCGCTACTGTTACCAACACAGTGTGCATAACTAAAAAGTACCGTTGAACAATGTTCGGTCACCAGAACCCTTTTTCCTTCTGCAAATTTATTGCCGTGTTTTACATAGCcgataattatattttataatagagGTTTGGGGTGCCTGTACTATATTCGTGTGATTGTTAGAGCCTTTACCACCTTTACGCGTGACGGACCGCTATACTACAGCGATTACAGTGAAACAGCTTTCAAAGCGTAAATCGACGTAGGACAATTTCCTATACACTCTCGAACCTGATCACTACCGTCGCTCCAACATTTTGCGTTGGAGCTTTTACGATGGTCCAATCTAGTAATTCTAATTTGTATCAcatattatgttttgtttatACAAATTAATCATGGTttcatttaaaataaactttgaataaaaaTGCCCAGTTAACTAAATTACAAAGTTTATACTTATTCACTGTCAATGGTCTACATAAAAACAATCTTTAAAATTCTGTAAAAACCTAGAGACTAAACACAGTATCGGTATACccgccaactctcacgcattgggcgtgagactcacgcgatcaccccaaagaaaaaatagaaaatgcgtgagatttttgccccaatttccacaattttatatatactatcattaatacatcaattgccccaaaaccaaatctcacgcattgccccactcttgggttggcaggtctgaacTGTATCGGTCACATTCATAAGAGGAATAGTGCATTGCATCATATGTTTGGCTTCCATGAATGCGTTCAGGGCTAAGCCGACAGACTGGTTGTAAAAACTGCAGTGCAATGTATTTATCAAACATTGAGCTATAAGATCTTGGAATCGTTTTAGTATATTTACAAAGTTACAACAGAGTGGAAACAGcacatatataaacaaaatagATCACTCTATTCCTACTTACACACTCATAATCGGGTTGATAATTAATTGAACAACAATAATATTGCACCTGTACATATAAGGCATCAAATTCCATAGTCCGTTTGCATATTTACTGCTCGATCACTCAAATAGACATTCAGTCTGTACAAAGTATCCTTCACAATAGAAACAGAGCAGCTATGGACCACAGTGTAGAGCACATGTGAACGTTTAAACTCAATAGCAGTTTCTGATAGTCAGATACAATAGCATACTACCTGAACCATTACTTGCAAGTACCTACAATGACCATAATGGTCATGCATAAGAGCCAGGTgacaaaactaaattaaaatagCCTATTATGTACACATAATACGCAATGCTGGAGATCTGAAGCCTGAATGTCTCGGAACTGACTAACCCACAACGCAGGAAGGTTTAAAACTTAATTGAAAAGCATAAATCAGCTGCATTTACCGGTAATTAATCTCTGCTTGCTGCCAAGCAGCTTTGAGCCTTATTTCATGCGAGAGAAGCCTACCAATAAGCAGTGAGCAAATATAAAAGTGTTAACTTGAAGCAGTACACTCAGGGCAGGCCCAAATGCTCTCCTCGGGAATTGATTTGAGGCCGACACAAAAGGTATGGTAGCCTCTATCACAATTATCGCAAACTATCATCTTGTCCTGCAAGTACAACAATGAGATGTTGTTGGAAAAACAAAGTGATCAAACTTTCATCACACATAATAAAGTCATTTATACAACTACAGCGACGTGCAAAATAAACagaaattttttgttcattGAACAAATTTCTCAAACTTATTTATAATTTGTTGTTCTCGTCACTGTTACAAGTaaacaaacataaattatataccaCTAGATTCAAAATTTTGTCAAGATTCACAATATTCTATCAAATAATCTGTAGGATGCACTCAAATTAGATTAGATGCAGTGTCTCAATGAAccattgtaataaaaataattggatCACATATCACTAGGTTTCATGAGATGATTTCTCGTTTCTAaaatttatagatataaattcTTTATTTCCACAATCTAGTCGTGTAGGCAATGGTAGGAGTAAAAAggagcaaataaaaatgtatgtgctgcgatcatatctgtacagattgttattTTCACCCTTTccattaaaaaatgaaatgttcataATTTTGCCAgcataatcattcaaaaacataattctACAGCTActtggtttacatatttgaaatcaggacaaaatgaagattaatttaatatataatttattgctgttgactaaattcacaatgagtaacatTGTTATAAATGAGAATTTCAGTTTTCCAACAAAAGGGTCAAGTTTATTTCACACACCACTGT
The sequence above is drawn from the Watersipora subatra chromosome 5, tzWatSuba1.1, whole genome shotgun sequence genome and encodes:
- the LOC137396569 gene encoding serine/threonine-protein phosphatase 2A 56 kDa regulatory subunit epsilon isoform-like; this translates as MALGTPKMDKLKMGTSKMLDTDSALSLKHGLKQRKQRKAQASSRYRAIGTQELIPLPLFKDTPSSDHHDLMMKKLNQCGNIFNFMDPMMDVKSKEIKRNCLTELIDYVTTNKNVLQDAVYPEIVKMVACNLFRTLPPPENAEFDPEEDEATLEAAWPHLQLVYEFFLRFLESPDFQASLAKRFIDQKFVMELLDLFDSEDPRERDFLKTSLHRIYGKFLGLRAFIRKQINNIFLRFIYETERFYGIGELLEILGSIVNGFALPLKAEHKTFLLKVLLPLHKAKSLSVYHAQLAYCVVQFLEKDPSLTESVVNGLLKFWPKTCSRKEVMFLGEMEEILDVIENSQFQKIMDPLFKQIARCVSSPHFQVAERALYYWNNEYLMGFIEEHSNIILPLMFPALYRISKEHWSQTIIALVYNVLKTFMEMNSKLFDELTANYKTERQRERRREKDREDMWRRLEKLHVKPAQPIPVAPSASRTRRRKAPSSRESDYSGQDRRSTRSEKR